A genomic stretch from Nitrobacter winogradskyi Nb-255 includes:
- a CDS encoding copper uptake system-associated protein, which translates to MPTKLFAALIILWSLAGSAAAGPDENAVRDLLHSTFDKPEAKLDVAPVVAVSGYAIAGWTQGETGGRALLRNRNGRWAIILCAGDEIRNAEALRQAGIAPDVANALAQALAKAEQTVPADRLAMFARFEGLVRMDEAGNHPPVHDRAH; encoded by the coding sequence GTGCCGACGAAACTGTTTGCCGCGCTCATCATCCTTTGGAGCCTTGCCGGATCAGCGGCCGCGGGGCCTGACGAGAACGCCGTGCGCGATCTGCTCCATTCGACCTTCGACAAGCCGGAAGCAAAGCTGGACGTCGCGCCCGTGGTCGCCGTGTCGGGCTACGCCATTGCGGGCTGGACGCAGGGCGAGACAGGCGGGCGCGCCCTGCTCCGAAACCGGAACGGGCGCTGGGCCATCATCCTCTGCGCCGGAGACGAAATCAGGAACGCCGAAGCTCTGCGGCAGGCCGGCATTGCTCCCGACGTCGCAAACGCGCTCGCTCAGGCGCTGGCGAAAGCCGAGCAAACGGTGCCTGCCGACCGGCTTGCGATGTTTGCGCGGTTCGAGGGGCTGGTGCGAATGGACGAAGCGGGCAACCATCCCCCCGTCCATGATCGGGCACACTGA
- a CDS encoding tetratricopeptide repeat protein, translated as MTEIYSEIDDELRRERLKKIWGQYSALIIAAVILVLVAVGGWRGYQYLQTQKAAEASSAFEAAAALADQNKHAEAQAAFAKLAETAPLGYRNLSRLRAAAEAARHDINAAVKLYDAIATEGGFSSVERDFARVRAAALLVDSETYNNMLQRLEPAAAPEATFRHSARELLALSAWRSDDATAARKWLDMISEDSQTPSSLRGRAEALQALLPPVAKS; from the coding sequence GTGACTGAAATATACAGTGAAATTGATGATGAGCTCCGTCGCGAGCGGCTCAAGAAGATCTGGGGCCAGTATTCGGCGCTCATCATTGCCGCCGTCATACTCGTGCTCGTCGCTGTCGGCGGCTGGCGTGGATACCAGTATCTCCAGACCCAGAAGGCCGCCGAGGCCAGTTCAGCTTTTGAAGCGGCGGCAGCGCTGGCTGATCAGAACAAGCATGCCGAAGCCCAGGCGGCTTTCGCCAAACTGGCGGAGACCGCGCCTCTCGGATATCGTAATCTGTCGCGGCTTCGCGCCGCCGCGGAAGCCGCCAGGCATGACATCAATGCCGCGGTGAAATTGTATGACGCTATCGCCACCGAGGGCGGGTTCAGCAGCGTCGAGCGCGATTTCGCGCGGGTGCGCGCCGCCGCACTGCTGGTGGACTCCGAGACCTACAACAACATGCTGCAGCGGCTCGAACCTGCCGCTGCGCCCGAGGCGACGTTCCGCCATAGCGCGCGGGAGCTTCTGGCGTTATCCGCCTGGCGCTCAGACGACGCCACGGCTGCGCGGAAATGGCTTGATATGATCAGCGAGGATAGCCAGACGCCGTCCAGTTTGCGCGGTCGCGCCGAAGCCTTGCAAGCCTTGCTGCCGCCGGTTGCGAAGAGCTGA
- a CDS encoding NnrU family protein yields MGLLVMIAGLVLSLGVHLVVTRREFRARLISSYGEGPYKIGFSLISAVGVALTLWGFLSYRATGVIDVWYPPRVMKHIAEALILPSIILVVASYIRGRIYAKLKHPMLAGIKLWATAHLLANGDLGSIILFGSILAWAVIDRISLKHRSDPGGLPIPVGGVRNDVIAIVVGVVVYVAIGALFHPFVLGVPVFGA; encoded by the coding sequence ATGGGACTATTGGTGATGATTGCTGGCCTTGTTCTGTCCCTCGGCGTGCATCTCGTCGTGACACGGCGCGAGTTTCGCGCGCGGCTGATCTCGTCCTATGGCGAAGGGCCGTACAAGATCGGGTTCTCGCTGATATCGGCGGTTGGCGTCGCGCTGACCCTTTGGGGATTTCTGAGTTATCGCGCCACCGGCGTGATCGACGTCTGGTATCCGCCGCGCGTGATGAAGCATATCGCCGAAGCGCTGATCCTGCCATCCATCATTCTTGTGGTCGCGTCCTATATCCGCGGCCGCATCTATGCGAAGCTGAAGCATCCGATGCTGGCGGGGATCAAGCTGTGGGCGACGGCGCATCTGCTCGCCAACGGCGACCTCGGCTCGATCATCCTGTTCGGATCGATCCTGGCGTGGGCGGTTATCGACCGTATCTCGCTTAAGCACCGCTCGGATCCGGGTGGCCTGCCGATTCCGGTCGGCGGGGTTCGCAACGACGTGATCGCGATCGTCGTCGGCGTCGTCGTCTATGTCGCGATCGGCGCTCTTTTCCATCCTTTCGTCCTCGGCGTTCCCGTCTTCGGAGCGTAG
- a CDS encoding IS630 family transposase (programmed frameshift), whose translation MGRAYSNDLRERVVRAVVKGGLSRHQAAAQFGVGISTAINWVQRFHETGSVAPSQIGGYRPKKIAGPHREWLLQRCRKDFTVRGLVAELAERGLKVDYRTMWEFVHAVKLSYKKTLIAAEQDRPDVARRRAQWTKYRDRIDPTRLVFIDETWTKTNMAPLRGWAPRGQRIRAKVPHGRWQTMTFMAALRHDRITAPWFIEGPINGEAFLLYIEKVLVPTLRHGDIVIMDNLGSHKASAVRRVIRAAGARLFYLPKYSPDLNPIEQFFAKFKHWLRKAAQRTTEAVYNAIAPILETVAPAECANYFVNAGYNQI comes from the exons ATGGGACGAGCCTATTCGAACGACCTTCGTGAGCGGGTAGTGCGTGCTGTCGTTAAAGGCGGCCTGTCGCGGCATCAGGCTGCGGCCCAGTTTGGGGTGGGCATCAGCACGGCGATCAACTGGGTACAACGCTTCCACGAGACCGGCAGCGTCGCGCCAAGCCAGATCGGCGGCTATAGGCCAAAGAAGATTGCGGGGCCGCACCGCGAATGGCTGCTGCAACGGTGCCGAAAGGACTTTACCGTGCGCGGGCTGGTGGCCGAACTTGCCGAGCGTGGCCTTAAGGTCGATTACCGCACGATGTGGGAGTTCGTTCACGCTGTGAAGCTCAGTTAC AAAAAGACGCTGATTGCTGCAGAGCAGGATCGTCCCGATGTCGCCCGTCGGCGAGCGCAATGGACCAAGTATCGAGATCGGATTGATCCCACTCGGCTGGTGTTCATCGATGAGACCTGGACCAAAACCAATATGGCGCCGCTGCGGGGCTGGGCGCCGCGCGGTCAACGCATCAGAGCCAAGGTGCCGCATGGCCGCTGGCAGACCATGACCTTTATGGCCGCTCTGCGCCACGATCGCATCACCGCGCCGTGGTTCATCGAGGGGCCGATCAACGGCGAAGCCTTCCTTCTCTACATCGAGAAGGTTCTGGTCCCGACCCTGCGGCACGGCGACATCGTCATTATGGACAACCTCGGCTCGCACAAGGCCAGCGCCGTGCGTCGCGTCATCCGTGCCGCCGGTGCCCGGCTCTTCTACCTGCCGAAATACTCGCCTGATCTGAACCCGATCGAGCAGTTCTTTGCCAAGTTCAAACACTGGCTACGCAAAGCCGCGCAGCGGACCACCGAGGCCGTCTACAATGCTATCGCTCCGATCCTCGAAACCGTTGCACCGGCTGAATGCGCCAACTACTTCGTCAATGCAGGATACAACCAAATCTAA
- a CDS encoding di-heme-cytochrome C peroxidase, with translation MRTLILALALLNLPIASSSFADQSGPVFVDQGAAWDMSSRSDFYTRDQGSRLIPWAWLKALKQADGAPFLADGLTRYGYLPALDASTELPVGFYASGPTGAKVVGMTCSACHTRQIKVADRQYRIDGGPALVDFQAFLSDLDKAMARATSDDAAFKAFAASVLQTPKPDSDKVAALRSDVDAWYVRYHAIVDRSLPNPGWGLGRLDAVGMIFNRVTGLGLGPEPTFLIPENIHRADAPVRYPFLWNAPKQDKTQWPGFADNGSDILGLARNVGEVMGVFGNFQPTRDGLFIDFLNNNSVNFDGLQKLEDLAKKIGPPKWPWSVDAKLAAKGKTVFERPAADGGCQECHGQKAGKERFPFQKTWATPIQNVGTDTREYDILGWTAKSGVLKGAYIPFATKPLKETDLAFNILSTSVIGTIGEHVLSFSKGASPSALGASVQSEAAPGAPQPVDATQLPAVLQDLPGAFRFPEAAATPETRLRLDMGAGSSNTDAATPAPPKGAYESRVLYGIWAAAPYLHNGSVASLAELLKPASQRQQRFAIGSDYDVDNIGIAANQTQAGNVRETTGCDDLNSGNSRCGHEFGTSLPDADKKALLEYLKTL, from the coding sequence ATGCGAACCCTTATTTTGGCCCTCGCCCTCCTCAATCTGCCCATCGCTTCATCATCCTTCGCCGACCAGTCCGGTCCGGTATTCGTTGACCAGGGTGCGGCCTGGGACATGTCCAGCCGAAGCGATTTCTACACGCGCGATCAAGGTTCGCGCCTCATTCCGTGGGCGTGGCTCAAGGCGCTCAAGCAAGCTGACGGCGCTCCCTTTCTCGCGGACGGTTTGACGCGGTACGGATACCTGCCGGCTCTCGATGCTTCGACGGAGCTTCCTGTCGGTTTCTACGCGTCCGGGCCGACCGGCGCGAAGGTCGTCGGGATGACCTGCTCCGCCTGTCACACCCGCCAGATCAAGGTCGCGGACCGGCAGTATCGCATCGACGGAGGACCGGCTCTCGTCGATTTCCAGGCGTTCCTGAGCGACCTCGACAAAGCGATGGCGCGGGCGACGTCCGATGATGCCGCGTTCAAGGCATTCGCGGCGTCTGTCCTTCAGACACCCAAGCCCGATAGCGACAAAGTCGCCGCGCTGCGGAGCGACGTGGATGCATGGTACGTTCGCTATCACGCCATTGTCGATCGGTCCCTTCCGAACCCTGGCTGGGGATTGGGACGCCTCGATGCGGTCGGCATGATCTTCAATCGCGTGACCGGGTTGGGCCTCGGTCCCGAGCCGACCTTTCTGATCCCGGAGAACATTCACAGAGCCGACGCGCCGGTTCGCTATCCTTTCCTCTGGAACGCACCCAAACAGGACAAGACGCAGTGGCCGGGCTTCGCTGATAACGGGAGCGATATTCTCGGGCTGGCTCGGAATGTCGGCGAGGTGATGGGCGTGTTCGGCAACTTCCAGCCGACGCGCGACGGCCTGTTCATCGACTTCCTGAACAACAACTCCGTGAATTTCGACGGGCTGCAGAAGCTTGAGGATCTTGCAAAGAAGATCGGGCCGCCGAAATGGCCATGGTCCGTCGATGCGAAGCTCGCGGCCAAGGGCAAGACTGTCTTTGAACGGCCGGCTGCTGACGGCGGCTGCCAGGAATGCCATGGCCAGAAAGCCGGCAAGGAGCGCTTCCCCTTTCAAAAGACTTGGGCGACGCCAATTCAGAACGTCGGAACGGACACGCGTGAGTACGATATCCTGGGATGGACGGCTAAATCAGGCGTGCTGAAAGGCGCCTACATTCCGTTCGCGACCAAGCCTCTGAAAGAAACCGACCTCGCGTTCAACATTCTGTCGACCTCGGTGATCGGCACGATCGGAGAGCATGTCCTGAGCTTTTCGAAAGGCGCCTCTCCAAGCGCTCTCGGCGCCTCTGTTCAGTCCGAGGCCGCGCCTGGCGCACCCCAGCCCGTCGACGCCACTCAACTCCCGGCCGTCTTGCAGGACTTGCCGGGCGCATTCAGGTTTCCTGAGGCCGCTGCAACTCCTGAAACCCGTCTTCGACTGGACATGGGTGCCGGAAGCTCGAACACCGATGCCGCGACCCCCGCGCCTCCGAAGGGCGCGTATGAATCGCGGGTTCTCTACGGCATCTGGGCGGCCGCGCCGTACCTGCACAATGGTTCGGTCGCGAGCCTCGCCGAACTGCTCAAGCCTGCAAGCCAACGGCAGCAGCGTTTTGCGATCGGGTCCGACTATGACGTGGATAACATCGGCATTGCCGCCAATCAGACCCAGGCCGGCAACGTCCGCGAAACGACCGGTTGTGATGATCTGAACTCCGGCAACAGCCGTTGCGGCCACGAGTTCGGGACTAGTCTGCCGGACGCCGACAAGAAAGCGCTCCTCGAATATCTGAAGACGCTTTGA
- the panB gene encoding 3-methyl-2-oxobutanoate hydroxymethyltransferase, with product MSVQSAIRRRTAPDIRARKNGDPIVMLTSYHAHTAALVDRYCDVILVGDSLGNVMHGFETTVPVTLDMMILQGRAVMRGSQQALVVVDMPFGSYEASKEQAFHSAARLLKETLCGAVKLEGGVKMAETIAFLSARGIPVMGHVGLTPQSINTLGSFRAQGREEGTWQPIEDDARAVAEAGAFSMVIEAVAEPLARRITETVAIPTIGIGASPACDGQVLVLEDMLGLSPRAPKFVRRYGELGPMIEAAIEGYARDVRSRAFPGPEHVYAMKPKS from the coding sequence ATGTCAGTCCAGTCGGCCATCAGGCGCAGGACGGCACCCGACATTCGCGCTCGCAAGAACGGCGATCCGATCGTGATGCTGACCTCGTATCACGCTCATACCGCGGCGCTGGTCGACCGTTACTGCGACGTCATTCTGGTCGGCGACAGCCTGGGCAACGTGATGCACGGTTTCGAGACCACCGTGCCGGTCACGCTCGACATGATGATCCTGCAGGGCCGCGCCGTAATGCGCGGATCGCAACAGGCGCTGGTCGTGGTGGACATGCCGTTCGGCTCCTACGAGGCCTCGAAGGAGCAGGCGTTTCATTCCGCCGCGCGCCTTCTCAAGGAGACGCTTTGCGGCGCGGTGAAGCTCGAAGGCGGCGTGAAGATGGCGGAGACCATCGCGTTTCTTTCCGCGCGCGGGATTCCCGTGATGGGGCATGTCGGCCTGACGCCGCAATCGATCAACACGCTTGGCTCGTTTCGCGCGCAGGGACGCGAGGAAGGGACATGGCAGCCGATCGAGGATGATGCGCGCGCCGTCGCGGAAGCCGGCGCATTCTCGATGGTGATCGAAGCCGTCGCGGAGCCTTTGGCGCGCAGGATCACGGAAACGGTCGCGATCCCGACGATCGGCATTGGAGCCAGTCCCGCCTGCGACGGTCAGGTGCTGGTGTTGGAGGACATGCTGGGCCTGTCGCCGCGCGCGCCGAAATTCGTCCGGCGCTACGGCGAACTCGGCCCCATGATCGAGGCCGCGATCGAAGGCTATGCGCGCGACGTGCGCAGCCGCGCCTTTCCCGGCCCGGAGCACGTTTATGCGATGAAGCCGAAAAGCTAG
- a CDS encoding inorganic phosphate transporter, producing MDAMLALPVLVGLIAVALLFDFLNGLHDAANSIATIVSTRVLRPQYAVVWAAFFNFIAFLVFGLHVANTIGTGIIDPNVIDAQVIFAALVGAIVWNLVTWGLGIPSSSSHALIGGLVGGGVAKAGLSAAVWGGLSKALLAIVLSPVVGFLLALVLVAIVSWLSVRSTPFAVDRAFRILQFFSASLYSLGHGGNDAQKTMGIIAVLLFSQGYLGSEFSVPFWVVLSCQAAMALGTLMGGWRIVRTMGLRITKLTPMQGFCAETGGAATLFMATFLGVPVSTTHTITGSIVGVGAARRLSAVRWNVASSIVYAWVITIPASAIVAALAYWAVAFVR from the coding sequence GTGGACGCCATGCTTGCTCTTCCGGTCCTCGTCGGCCTGATCGCCGTCGCGCTGCTGTTCGATTTCCTCAACGGGTTGCACGACGCCGCGAATTCGATCGCGACCATCGTCTCGACCCGTGTGCTGCGGCCGCAATACGCGGTGGTCTGGGCGGCGTTCTTTAATTTCATCGCGTTCCTGGTATTCGGGCTGCACGTCGCCAATACCATCGGCACCGGGATCATAGATCCGAACGTGATCGATGCGCAGGTGATCTTCGCGGCGCTGGTGGGCGCCATCGTGTGGAATCTGGTGACGTGGGGGCTGGGGATTCCGTCGAGCAGTTCACACGCGCTGATCGGCGGTCTGGTCGGCGGCGGCGTCGCCAAGGCGGGTCTTTCGGCGGCGGTCTGGGGTGGTCTGTCGAAGGCGCTGCTGGCGATCGTATTGTCGCCGGTGGTCGGTTTTCTTCTGGCGCTCGTGTTGGTCGCGATCGTCTCATGGCTGTCGGTCCGTTCGACGCCGTTCGCGGTCGATCGCGCATTCCGGATTTTGCAGTTCTTTTCAGCCTCGCTTTATTCGCTGGGTCATGGCGGCAACGATGCGCAGAAGACCATGGGCATCATCGCCGTGCTGCTGTTCTCGCAAGGTTACCTCGGCAGCGAGTTCAGCGTGCCGTTCTGGGTGGTGCTGTCCTGCCAGGCCGCGATGGCGCTGGGCACGCTGATGGGCGGCTGGCGGATCGTGCGGACAATGGGGCTGCGCATCACCAAGCTGACGCCGATGCAGGGCTTCTGCGCGGAGACCGGCGGCGCGGCGACGCTGTTCATGGCGACGTTTCTCGGCGTTCCGGTATCGACGACCCACACCATCACCGGCTCCATCGTCGGCGTTGGCGCGGCGCGGCGATTGTCGGCGGTGCGCTGGAACGTTGCGAGTTCCATCGTCTATGCGTGGGTCATCACCATCCCCGCATCGGCGATCGTCGCCGCGCTGGCCTACTGGGCGGTGGCGTTCGTCAGGTAA
- a CDS encoding DUF47 domain-containing protein, which produces MLRLFRFFLPKEERFFHLFSRHSQTVMLGAEALQGMLKGGEETPVFCQRVSQLENDADGITREVLTAVRRTFITPFDRVDIKNLITSMDDAIDQMQQTAKAVVLFEVRSFEPPMREIGSLIVECANLVHRALPLLESISNNVAMLMAITEELGKLEGRVDDLHDIGLKELFLKHRNANAMDFIVGAEIYDHLEKVADRFDDVANEISSIVIEQV; this is translated from the coding sequence CTGCTGCGCTTGTTCCGGTTCTTTCTGCCGAAAGAGGAACGCTTCTTTCATCTGTTTTCCCGCCATTCGCAGACGGTCATGCTGGGGGCGGAAGCGCTTCAGGGAATGCTGAAGGGTGGCGAAGAAACACCGGTTTTCTGCCAGCGGGTCAGCCAGCTCGAGAACGATGCGGACGGCATCACGCGCGAAGTGCTGACAGCGGTCCGGCGCACCTTCATCACGCCGTTCGACCGCGTCGACATCAAGAATCTCATCACTTCGATGGATGACGCCATCGACCAGATGCAGCAGACGGCGAAGGCCGTGGTGCTGTTCGAGGTGCGCAGCTTCGAGCCGCCGATGCGCGAGATAGGCTCGCTGATCGTGGAATGCGCCAATCTGGTCCATCGCGCGCTGCCGCTGCTGGAGTCGATCAGCAACAACGTCGCCATGCTGATGGCGATCACCGAGGAATTGGGCAAGCTGGAAGGCCGTGTCGATGATCTGCATGATATCGGCCTGAAGGAGCTTTTCCTGAAGCACCGCAACGCCAATGCCATGGACTTCATCGTCGGCGCCGAGATCTATGATCACCTGGAGAAGGTCGCCGATCGCTTCGACGACGTCGCCAACGAGATCAGCAGCATCGTCATCGAGCAGGTATAG
- a CDS encoding ArsC family reductase: protein MTTTIYGIKNCDTMKKARAWLDDHGVAYDFHDYKTAGIDGVRLKGWAAKLGWEALLNRAGTTFRKLPDAKKAGLTEARALALMMEQPSMIKRPVLEAGDKLLVGFKPDIYEEQLRPLKVKR from the coding sequence GTGACCACCACCATCTACGGCATCAAGAACTGTGACACCATGAAGAAAGCGCGCGCCTGGCTCGACGATCATGGCGTCGCCTATGACTTTCACGACTACAAGACCGCCGGCATTGATGGCGTCCGGCTCAAGGGATGGGCCGCGAAGCTCGGCTGGGAAGCATTGCTCAACCGCGCCGGCACCACATTCCGTAAATTGCCGGATGCAAAGAAGGCGGGATTGACGGAAGCGCGCGCATTGGCCCTGATGATGGAGCAGCCCTCGATGATCAAACGGCCGGTGCTTGAGGCCGGCGACAAGCTGCTCGTCGGATTCAAGCCGGATATCTATGAAGAGCAGCTTCGGCCGCTGAAGGTAAAGCGATAG
- a CDS encoding peptide chain release factor 3 — MPDLALKTESTPASPLAAEVARRRTFAIISHPDAGKTTLTEKLLLFGGAINLAGQVKAKGERRNTRSDWMKIERDRGISVVTSVMTFEFDGRVFNLLDTPGHEDFSEDTYRTLTAVDSAVMVIDAAKGIEARTRKLFEVCRLRDIPIVTFINKMDRESRDTFELLDEIEKTLALDTTPMTWPVGRGRDFLGTYDIATGGIRLLEGGGAKTGAAERIDIADLAARNANLNVDEIREELALATEACKPFELEAFREGHLTPVYFGSALRNFGVGDLLEGLGNFAPPPRAQESNLRKVEADEPRMTAFVFKIQANMDPNHRDRIAFARLCSGKLTRGMKAKLVRTGKPMPLSSPQFFFAQDRAIADEAFAGDVVGIPNHGTLRIGDTLTEGEDVTFVGVPSFAPEIVRRVRLTDAMKAKKLKEALQQMSEEGVVQVFRPRDGAPALVGVVGMLQLDVLKARLDAEYSLPVDFEVCEFQLARWISSDDRKKLDVFIAANGSGVADDVDGDPVFLAKNEFYLGYTRERAEGIVFSSVKDVKKTS; from the coding sequence ATGCCCGACCTCGCCTTAAAGACCGAATCGACACCTGCCTCGCCGCTGGCGGCGGAAGTCGCGCGCCGGCGCACCTTCGCGATTATCTCGCACCCGGACGCCGGCAAGACCACGCTGACGGAAAAGCTCTTGCTGTTCGGCGGCGCCATCAACCTCGCCGGACAGGTCAAGGCGAAGGGGGAGCGACGCAATACCCGGTCGGACTGGATGAAGATCGAGCGTGACCGCGGCATCTCGGTGGTCACGTCGGTGATGACCTTCGAGTTCGACGGCCGGGTCTTCAATCTGCTGGATACGCCGGGTCACGAGGACTTTTCCGAGGACACCTACCGCACCCTGACCGCGGTGGATTCCGCCGTCATGGTGATTGACGCGGCCAAGGGCATCGAGGCCCGCACCCGGAAGCTGTTCGAGGTCTGCCGCCTGCGCGATATCCCGATCGTCACCTTCATCAACAAGATGGACCGGGAGAGTCGCGATACCTTCGAACTGCTGGACGAGATCGAAAAAACGCTGGCGCTCGATACCACTCCAATGACCTGGCCGGTCGGGCGCGGCCGCGATTTTCTCGGCACCTACGATATCGCGACCGGCGGCATCCGCCTGCTCGAAGGCGGCGGCGCCAAGACCGGCGCGGCTGAACGGATCGACATCGCCGATCTCGCCGCGCGAAACGCCAACCTGAATGTCGATGAAATCAGGGAGGAGCTGGCGCTGGCCACCGAGGCCTGCAAGCCGTTCGAACTTGAGGCATTTCGCGAGGGGCATCTGACGCCGGTCTACTTCGGCTCGGCCTTGCGCAATTTCGGCGTGGGCGACCTTCTGGAGGGTCTCGGAAACTTCGCGCCTCCGCCGCGCGCGCAGGAGTCCAATCTGCGCAAGGTCGAGGCCGACGAGCCGCGCATGACCGCCTTCGTGTTCAAGATCCAGGCGAACATGGATCCCAACCACCGCGACCGCATCGCTTTCGCGCGCCTGTGTTCCGGCAAGCTGACGCGCGGCATGAAGGCGAAGCTGGTGCGTACCGGCAAGCCGATGCCGCTGTCCTCGCCGCAGTTCTTTTTCGCGCAGGATCGCGCCATCGCGGACGAGGCGTTCGCCGGCGACGTGGTTGGCATTCCCAATCACGGCACCTTGCGGATCGGCGACACCCTGACCGAAGGTGAGGATGTCACTTTCGTCGGAGTGCCCTCGTTCGCGCCGGAAATCGTCCGCCGCGTGCGGCTGACCGATGCGATGAAGGCGAAGAAGCTGAAGGAAGCTTTGCAGCAGATGTCGGAGGAGGGCGTTGTGCAGGTCTTCCGCCCGCGCGACGGAGCGCCCGCGCTGGTCGGCGTCGTCGGGATGTTGCAGCTCGACGTACTGAAGGCGCGCCTCGATGCCGAATATTCGCTGCCGGTGGATTTCGAGGTCTGCGAGTTTCAGCTCGCGCGCTGGATTTCATCAGACGACCGCAAGAAGCTCGATGTCTTCATTGCCGCCAACGGCTCCGGCGTTGCGGATGATGTCGACGGCGATCCGGTGTTCTTGGCGAAGAATGAATTCTATCTTGGCTACACGCGAGAGCGCGCCGAAGGCATCGTTTTTTCCAGCGTCAAGGACGTGAAGAAGACGTCATGA